CGTTTTACCGCTACCAGACGATCCGACTAAAGCTGTTAACGTGCGTTCTGGCAAGTGAAATGATACATCTTGCAGCGTCCACTCGGATTGATCGGCATAGCGAAATGAAACATTTTTAAAATTAATGTCAAAAGAAGTAAGTTGCGCGAGTGGTGTTTGTACAGGAAGAGGAGGAATGCTCATCAAGGCTTCGATCCGCTCTAGTCCAATTTCCATCAAGTCGAAGACGCTAGCAAGTCCTGTGAGTTGAGCAAGTGGTTCGCTAAAACGCATAGCGATCGCCACCAACGCAAATAACGCCGGAATCGAAAGGCTTCCTTGCAGAACAAACAGTGTTCCTAAACTGATAACAGTAAAAATACCAACTTCAACGACAGTTGCCATAGCGATCAGCGGTAGATTGACTAGTCGTTGTCCTCTTGATTGCACATCACGTTGATGAACGAGTGCAGCTTGCAAACGTTGCGATCGCTCTCCTACTTGTTTTGTCGCTCGCAGTACAGGTAAACCTTGGACATACTCCACCACTCGCGAAGCCGTATTAGCATCGGCATCCGCTACCTCACGCAATAACTTTTTGACAAGCGATCGCATTTGCTGGTAAATTGGCACTGCCAAGGGAAATGTAACGATTAATGCCACAGCTAATCGCCAATCGATAAATAGCGTTACGATAACTATAATCATTGGCACAACCAATGTTTGAATAATCAGTGTTGCCAAACTGCCAATCCACAACACGATCTCACTGACATTACCGCTGAGTACAACATTGAGATCGCCAGACTGTCGTTGATTCAGTTCTTCTAAAGGTATTTGTCGTAACTGTTGTGCGAGTCGTAATCGTGTTTCATGGGCAACATCAGTAGATGTCATCCAAGCAAAGTCTAATTCTCGCCAGCGGAGTAATCCTTCAACAATAACTAAAAATCCGAATAAAGCTAAGAGTGTCCAAACTCGTTGAATATCAATCGGTTGAGTCATTAATGCTGATAGTAAGGGAAAGAAAAGAGCAAAGATGACTCCTTGGATGATAGAAGCGATAACAGACAGCAGCAGTGCAGATTGCAACTGCGACTTATACGATCCGGCAACGTCCATCATGCGATGATAGGTGTTGAGCATGGCTTTATCTTAAATTTGGATAAATCTTGGGTAATAATTGATCGAGGATCAGGCGCAGCATTCGAGTACCAGTACCACTGTGCCAAAACTGATCGACTTCGTAGACTTGATAGTTTTGGACTGCTTGCAGTTGTTGCCACAACGAGTGATTTGTAAGCTGTTGCGAAAGAGGAACCTTGGAAGGTGAATAAGTTTGCACAAAGATAATATCGGGGTTGACTGCTAAGATTTGCCGCAGCGAGAGTGTCATTAATCCTGGTTCTCCACGATGTTCCGGTTGATGCCACGGGTAATGCGTGAATTGTTGCAAAATGCTACCAAGTGTGCCTCGATCTGTTTCAACAAGGAATTTACCCATCCAGAAATTTAGGATTGAACCGCCCATCATCAGCACTGTTTTGCGCGGTGTTGTAATGGAATTGCGATAGATGTCTAGACACTGTTCAAACTGCGCGATCGCAATTTCTGCTGTCTCGGTGCGATCGCACAAATATCCTATATCTCTCAATCGTTGCAATGTAGCTTCATAGCCAGTTTTGTTCATCAAATAGACAGGTGCAATATTGTTCAACCAAGTTTTATAAAACCGATGCGGAAACGCCCATCCGAGAATTAAATCTGGTTGTAGTGCTTTGATGCGATTGATTTGGGGAAACATCCACGAACCAACTGGTGTAATCTGCTGTTTGAATTCGCCATAGAATTCGGGTCGATTTGCGATACCTTTGGTTAGATAACCCACGGGCTGTAACCCAAGTTCAAAAAGAATATCTATTCCTGTTGCTGTCAAA
This sequence is a window from Chroogloeocystis siderophila 5.2 s.c.1. Protein-coding genes within it:
- a CDS encoding ABC transporter substrate-binding protein; the encoded protein is MQSSSDTQVIDDTETSLTLLKPAKRIVSLTATGIDILFELGLQPVGYLTKGIANRPEFYGEFKQQITPVGSWMFPQINRIKALQPDLILGWAFPHRFYKTWLNNIAPVYLMNKTGYEATLQRLRDIGYLCDRTETAEIAIAQFEQCLDIYRNSITTPRKTVLMMGGSILNFWMGKFLVETDRGTLGSILQQFTHYPWHQPEHRGEPGLMTLSLRQILAVNPDIIFVQTYSPSKVPLSQQLTNHSLWQQLQAVQNYQVYEVDQFWHSGTGTRMLRLILDQLLPKIYPNLR
- a CDS encoding ABC transporter ATP-binding protein, encoding MLNTYHRMMDVAGSYKSQLQSALLLSVIASIIQGVIFALFFPLLSALMTQPIDIQRVWTLLALFGFLVIVEGLLRWRELDFAWMTSTDVAHETRLRLAQQLRQIPLEELNQRQSGDLNVVLSGNVSEIVLWIGSLATLIIQTLVVPMIIVIVTLFIDWRLAVALIVTFPLAVPIYQQMRSLVKKLLREVADADANTASRVVEYVQGLPVLRATKQVGERSQRLQAALVHQRDVQSRGQRLVNLPLIAMATVVEVGIFTVISLGTLFVLQGSLSIPALFALVAIAMRFSEPLAQLTGLASVFDLMEIGLERIEALMSIPPLPVQTPLAQLTSFDINFKNVSFRYADQSEWTLQDVSFHLPERTLTALVGSSGSGKTTITRLISRFADVQQGSIRIGGVDVRQVEPSQLMRYISAVFQDVYLFDDTIRNNIRMAKPDATDAEVEMAARAANCHEFISRLPKGYDTSVGEIGGTLSGGERQRISIARAVLKDAPIVILDEPTSALDTESEVAVQRAIDQLVADKTVIVIAHRLSTVVSADSILVLEDGRIVERGTHPELLSQQGRYAALWNAQQYAQGWRIAA